A single region of the Plantactinospora soyae genome encodes:
- a CDS encoding ABC transporter substrate-binding protein, producing the protein MALSAVLATAGCSASGATPPNGPGGSASAVQLSNCGLPLTVTTAPKRAITLEQNATEIMLSLGLADRMAGTSYQTDPVLPQLRPAYERVPVLAKLYPSREAVRAANPDFVYSTYTSAYAPDAAGPRADLARLGVPAYLSGFACENPADAIPTVSFDGLFGEIRDIATIFGVRERGEKLIREQQDRLDAARGTAATTLPSTTTARGTGPSLLWYYSGTTTPYVAGRGGVPDAISSLLGSRNAFADTAQKWPAGNWEEIAKRNPDVIVLADLTRGGDGDGAQSKIDFLRRNPVTSKLAAVVAGRFITVPGSSMDPSVRSVEAAELVGAGLRGIAR; encoded by the coding sequence ATGGCCTTGTCTGCGGTACTGGCCACCGCCGGCTGCTCGGCCAGCGGAGCCACCCCGCCGAACGGTCCGGGTGGTTCGGCCAGCGCGGTCCAGCTGAGCAACTGCGGACTTCCGCTCACCGTCACGACGGCACCGAAGCGCGCGATCACGCTGGAACAGAACGCCACCGAGATCATGCTCAGCCTCGGCCTCGCCGACCGGATGGCCGGCACCAGCTACCAGACCGACCCGGTGCTGCCGCAGTTGCGTCCGGCGTACGAGCGGGTGCCGGTACTGGCCAAGCTGTACCCGTCGCGGGAGGCGGTCCGGGCAGCGAACCCCGATTTCGTCTACTCGACCTACACCTCCGCGTACGCCCCCGACGCCGCCGGTCCCCGCGCCGACCTGGCCAGGCTCGGCGTACCCGCGTACCTGTCCGGGTTCGCCTGCGAGAACCCGGCAGACGCGATCCCCACGGTCAGCTTCGACGGGCTGTTCGGCGAGATCCGCGACATCGCCACCATCTTCGGCGTACGGGAGCGGGGCGAGAAGCTGATCCGCGAGCAGCAGGACCGGTTGGACGCGGCCCGAGGCACGGCTGCGACGACTCTGCCGAGCACCACCACTGCGCGGGGTACCGGCCCCTCCCTGCTCTGGTACTACTCCGGCACCACCACCCCGTACGTCGCCGGCCGTGGCGGCGTACCGGACGCGATCAGCTCGCTGCTCGGGTCCCGCAACGCGTTCGCCGACACCGCCCAGAAGTGGCCCGCCGGCAACTGGGAGGAGATCGCCAAACGCAACCCGGACGTGATCGTGCTGGCCGACCTGACCCGGGGCGGCGACGGCGACGGCGCCCAGTCGAAGATCGACTTCCTGCGCCGTAACCCGGTGACGTCCAAACTGGCCGCGGTGGTCGCCGGACGGTTCATCACCGTGCCCGGCTCGTCGATGGATCCGTCGGTCCGCAGCGTCGAGGCGGCCGAACTGGTCGGCGCGGGACTGCGCGGGATCGCCCGATGA